The Pseudomonadota bacterium genome segment CCTTGAGCTGGCGGAACCGGAAAAGGCTCAAGAAAGGAATGGTGGTTACTGTTGAACCGGGGGTTTATATACCCGACTGGGGCGGAATCAGGCTTGAGAATATGGTGTTGGTAAAAGAAAAAGACTGCGAGGTCTTAAACCGGGATACGACATTTCTTGATATCTGATTGTTCATTTCTTGTTGAATCCAGGAGTCAGACTTCAGGAGCCAGACTAACTGGTTTTTTTGCCTTTTTTCTGAATTCTGACTCTGGCTTCTGACTTCAGAAATATTGGATTATCTCACAATTACATCAGGATAAGGCAAGTCTTAAAGTAGAGTTGCTAATTATACATCAGGGAAGAATATGAGATCAAACAACCGTTCCAATGATCGGCTGCGGCCTATCATTATCGAAAACAACATTCAGCCCCAGGCCGATGCGTCATTGATGATAAAAATGGGCAACACTCATGTGCTCTGCGCTGTGACCGTGGAGGACAAGGCCCCGCCTTTTTTGCAGGATACCGGGAAGGGCTGGATTACCGCAGAGTATGCAATGCTGCCCTGCGCCACAAACAGCCGGATCAGGCGCGAATCGGTTCAAGGCCGCTCAGGAAGAACATACGAGATCCAGCGGCTGATCGGCAGATCTCTGAGAATGATGGTTGATCTTTCATCATTCGGCGAGCGGACGATTCGCGTCGATTGTGATGTGATCAACGCTGACGGCGGTACACGGACGGCCTCGATTACCGGTGCCTCCCTTGCGGTTCGAAACGCCCTGAGAAACGCGGCGCAAAAGGGAATCATCGAGATGCCGACGATTCTGCCGGTGGCGGCGATCAGTGTCGGCATCGTTGGCGGCGAAGTATTGCTTGACCTTGATTATCAGGAGGATTCAAGCGCTGAGGTTGATGCGAATTATGTGATGACCGGCGACGGCAGGCTCGTTGAAGTTCAGGGAACCGCTGAAGGACAGCCTTTTACCATTGATCAATTTGGGCAGTTAACGGCAATGGCGCAAAATGGAATCGATCAGCTCCTGACTCTCTGGCAGGGGGAGAAATGACCTCGCCTTTTACGCTTCACAAGAAGTCGTCAAAATCA includes the following:
- the rph gene encoding ribonuclease PH, which gives rise to MRSNNRSNDRLRPIIIENNIQPQADASLMIKMGNTHVLCAVTVEDKAPPFLQDTGKGWITAEYAMLPCATNSRIRRESVQGRSGRTYEIQRLIGRSLRMMVDLSSFGERTIRVDCDVINADGGTRTASITGASLAVRNALRNAAQKGIIEMPTILPVAAISVGIVGGEVLLDLDYQEDSSAEVDANYVMTGDGRLVEVQGTAEGQPFTIDQFGQLTAMAQNGIDQLLTLWQGEK